GTTTCTTCTCGCAGGAAGAGAGGGGGAAAATGTTCGGGATTATCACTTCAACTGTATCTTTTGCGATCGGCATCGGGCCGGTGCTCGGCGGTTATATCGCAGGAACGTTTCATTGGGCCGTATTGTTTCTCGTACCGCTTCCTGTGCTCGCCGCCATTCCTTTTTTTCAAAAGTATCTGCCTACGGAAGGTCGCAAAGCGGGCAGCATGGATTTAATCGGTGCGGTGCTGCTCGGCCTTGTGGTCACGACGCTCATTTTGTTTACGACGGAAACGAACTGGCTTTATTTGCTCACATCCTTGGCGGCGCTAGTCTTGTTTATCGTTCGTATTCACCGGGCGAAAGAACCGTTTGTCGATCCGGGCCTTTTTACGAATTCGCTGTACCGGAGCGGCCTGGCGATCGGATTCCTGATCTTCGGAACGGTCATGTCCATCATGTTTGTCATCCCGCTCATGTTAAGCAAAATGTACGGTCTGAGCACGGAAAATATCGGACTTGTCATGTTTCCGGGAGCATTCAGCGCCGTTATCTTCGGCAAAGTGGCCGGCAATATGACGGTCAAGAGAGGAAGCCATTTTGTCGTATACCTGGGACTTGGTTTGATTGCAACCAGTCTGCTGCTGCAATCTTCGTCCGTCGGGCTTTGGGTCTGGTACATCGGTACGGCGCTTGTATTGATGTACATCGGTTTTTCTTTCGCGCAGACTGCCCTTGCGGAAAGCGTCACGCAAGTGCTGCCTGGTCATCAGATCGGCATAGGAATGGGATTTTTCAATATGATTTCGACGCTTTCCGGGGCGATAGTGACGGCGTTGGTCGCCAAGGCGATGGAAAAAGAGCTGTTCGCATTCCCGCTTCATCCGTTGATCTCGGACGCTCGGGCATATTTATACGGCAATCTTATTTTATTCCTAAGCGTTGTTGTAGTGTTCAGCGCGCTGCTGTATGTTTACTCGTTCGGCAAAAAGGCACCGCAGCCGGCAGTGTCGTAAGTTCCGGGGGAGATGGATCTCAGGCGCTCAGGCGTGCAATGTGAGAATTTAAGCATTTGCCAATACTGGGGTAAATGCGCACACCCAAACCATAGGTTGCTTCCGTTATGGGTTTGTGGTACATGATGGATATCAAACATTAGCCGAGTGGCAAAGAATGCCCCGTTTCCTTTCTGAATATCGGAAAGGATCCGGGTTTTTTTGTTTTTCAGGTGAATTAGTTAATCGGACGGTAGGAGCCGGGGAGACTTTATGTTTTCGGGAGCGGACAGCTAAAAGCGACTAGTAAAAAAATAATAGGATCGCTCGGGCGGGTTTTATACCTGCCACTAGCGATCCCTTTATTAGGAGCCTTACTTTTTCAACAAATGCCAGCGATAGACATATTCGAACAAAAATTCGAACGCCTCAAGGTGGCGTTTCGCTTCGAACGGATTGGCGCCCCAGGCGTAAATGCCGTGCTTGCGCAGCATGATGCCGGGAACGCGTTTGTCGAGTACGTCCGGTACGAGCGCGGCGATTTTCGGGATGTCCGCATAGTTGGGCAAAATCGGCACGTGAATGACCGCGTCTTCGTCCCAAATGTTAAACGCTTTGATCAGTTCGACCCCTTCGACCGGAATGCTGCGCTGTTCCCAGAACAGCTCGGATACCAGGTTGTTGAATACGGTATGCACGTGATAAATCGCGCCGCAGCCGGTCAGCCGGTATATTTCGCAATGAATGAGCGTCTCTGCGGAAGGCTTCAACCCCGTCGCTTCGGTGGGCTGGCCTTTTTCATTCACGAGCAGGAAGTCGGACGGGGTGTTTACCGACTTGTCTTTGCCGCTCGCGGTAATGGCAAATGTAAACTGCTCCGGCGAAAACTCGCCGACGCGGATCGATAAGTTGCCGCTGGTGGCGGGAAACCAGCCTTTGGCGGCAAGCAGCGTCTTCGCTTCGCGCAGCTCGGCGAAAGCGCGTTGTTTTTCCTCCAGCAAAATGGGGGCGGTCACGGACGTATTGCCTCCTTCGATTGTAATTTGTCGATGATGTCGTAAAAATCGTTAAACGGATGGTACGGCAGTCCAATCTCCTTGCACATGTCGATCAAGTGGGAACGGGCAAACACAGTATCGACCAGCTTGGCGCCTTCGAAGTCGGTGACGCTGTCGCCGATCAAAATTTTCTCGTACCGATCGCTTGGATACGAACGGATAATCGTCGTTTTGCACATGCCGCATTCGTTGTGGCACTGCTCATCGCACGGATGCGGCCAGACGATGCGGATGCGTTCTCCGGTAAAGTCGCTGCCGTTGCAGTAGATGTTTTCCTGAGGTATCGAAAACGGCGCCAGCAGCGGATAGACGAAAAAGTCGATGCCGCCGCTTGTCACAAGAAACTTAACGTCCTGCTCGCGGCAGTAATCGAGAAGTTCGCGGAAGCCCGGACGGATGACGGCGTTGCTGATCGCATAGTCGACGACTTCCTTTTGCCGGGAAGAGGGGAGCAGCGCGAACATAGCGCCGACACCCTCACTGATCGAGATTTGCTTGCTTAAAACCTGCTCGACGAGTTTGTCCCAGCCCTCCGGTTTGAAATGCTTCATAATCGCGACGATATTATCGTTCACGGTGATCGTCCCGTCAAAATCGCAAAAGATGATTCGTTGTCTGTTCATGCTGCCATTCATTCTTTGATCCCCCATGCGTTGATAGCCGCCTGCAGCTCCGGATGCGTTTCGGCATAGACGCGCAGCGGCTTGCCTTGAAGGCATGCGTCGATCGCTTGGCGGAAAGCGTGTCCTCCGGCTGCAGTGCCCATCGGGTGGCCGTGGATGCCGCCTCCGGCGTTCACGATCACTTCACCGCCGAAATCTTTCAAAATAAGCGGTACAAGTCCGGGGTGGATGCCGGCGGAAGGTACCGGAAAGCTGGTTTGAGGGAACGCCGTACCGGCCGGATTCGCCGTCCCGGAGCCGTTCCCGCTTCCTCCCGCATATATGTACTCGGGAGGTCCGGACAGCAGCGCGTGCTGGATCGCCATATTTTCTTCCCGCGGCATGACGACCGAGCCGTAAGGAGAAGGGAACAGCACGATGTCCGCCCCTGCGATCCGCATCAGCTTGCCAAGCAGCACCGAAGCGGCGATGCCGTGATACGGCGACGGGTACATCGCTCCGGCCATTGCGGGATGCGCCATGATCGGCACTTTGATTTCCGGGTCGCGTGCCAGCTCGTGCAGAACATCGAAGCCGTAGGCGAGGACGTTGAACAGAAATGCGTTAGCGCCGGCGGCAATCGCCTTGCGGGCTTGATTTTTAAGCTCGAATGTCGGTCCTGTCAAATTGACGGCGTAGAGAAGCTTTTGACCGGTTTCTTTCTCGGCCTGATGGGCGGCTTCCAGGCACGTTTCGACCCTTTTTTCGATCGGTGTCAACGGATTTTCGAACAATATTTCATCGTCTTTGATAAGATCGACGCCGCCGAGCGCCTGCAAGTAAAACTGCTCCCTTAACGCCGGCATGTCATGTCCGATAACCGATTTGAAGATGCTCATCAGAAGCGGGCGGTCATGAACGCCGAGCAGGTTCCGAACGCCGCGGATGCCGAATTTCGGACCGGGGAATGCGGATAGGAACTCCCCGGAAAACTTCAAATCGATCAGCTTGATCCGCCCGTCCATCGACAGCTTGCCGAACACGGTAACGAGCAGAGCGGGGATGTCCCGGCTGTAGTTCAGATCGGGGTAAGCGATATCGATATCGGCGTAACGCTCCGACAACGGAGCTCCCTCTGCAGGCTCATGGACGCGAATATCGACAACGCGGCCCAAATGCTTTTCCATCTCGGCTTTTTTGGCCTCGGGAAGATCCGTCCAGCTGCCGACGGTAAGTCCTACCGCAATGCCTTGGGCTTTTTTGGCGAAATCGGCTTTCTCGTCGTAGCAGCGATATGTGGCCAAACAATAAGAACTCACTGATCAAACACCTACTTTTGAATATTTTGGGAACGGAGAGCGGATGCGGTTCCGGCCGTCAATCCGGCGCCTTCGCTGATTGCATCGCCCATTTCCTTGGCGCGTTCCGCCGCGCGGAGGACAGCCTTAACAACGCCTTCCGAAAAATGATGACGGTCCAGCGTCTCGAGCGCAGCCTGCGTTGTTCCGTTCGGTGATGTTACCTTCCGGCGCAAATCGGCCGGATTTTCCAGCGTCGTCTGCACCATGCGGGCAGCCCCGAGCACGGTTTGCACCGTCAGCTCGCGTGCAGTCTCCTCGGAAAGCCCGCCCTGCACGCCGCCTTTGATCATCGCCTCCATCATATAGTAGATGTAGGCGGGGCCGCTGCCCGAAACGCCGGTGACGATGTCGAGCTGCGTTTCTTCGACGAGCGCGACGATCCCCGTCGCCTCGAACATCTCCCGGGCGAGACCGCGCTGCGTTTCACTTACGGCAGGGGAGAAGCTGAGGCCGCATGCGCCAAGGCCGATCGTACTGGACGTATTCGGCATCGTACGGGCGATCGGCATCTGCGCTTCGAGAATAAACTGCATCGTTTCGATCGACAAACCGGCGATGACGGATACGAGCAGCTGGCCGGGATGAAGCAGGCGGCGCAGTGCGCTCAGTCCTTCAACGGCATCTTTCGGCTTGAAAGCGACGACGACGATATCGGCTTTGCGCACGAATTCGTCTTTTTCCGCCGGTTCTCCCGTGATGCGGATGCCGTATTTTTCGCGCAGCGCCTTGAGTTTCGAGACATCGCTGCGGTTGAAGGCAAACAGGTTATCCGGCTTGGCTTTATGCTTATCGAGCAGCCCGCGAATGATCGCTTCCGCCATCGATCCGGCGCCGACGAATGTGATTTTGGCGTCCAGTAAAGTCATGCTCATTTTCGGTAAACTCCTCTCGGGCCCTTGCGTAATATTATCATGCGCAGCAGCCTTAGCCGCGAATTTGTCCGCTTCCGGTTACGACGAATTTGGTCGAGGTGAGGGCAGGGAGGCCCATCGGTCCGCGCGCGTGCAGCTTCTGCGTGCTGATGCCGATTTCGGCGCCGAAGCCGAATTCGAAACCGTCGGTGAAGCGGGTGGAGACGTTATGATAAACGGCGGCGGCATCCACTTCTTGCAAAAACCGCTGCGCATTCGCTTCGTTTTCCGTAACGATGCACTCGGAATGCATCGTGCCGTGGCGGCGTATGTGCTCCAGGGCTTCGTCGAGGCCGGATACGATCTTCACGTTCAAAATGTAGTCGTTATATTCGGTATCCCAATCTGCCGCGGCCGCCGCCTTCATGTCCGGAATGAGCCGGCGCGCACGTTCGTCGCCGCGCAGCTCGGTATTGCGGCTGCGGAATTCCTCGGCAAGCGTGGCGAGGTGCTTTTCGGCATAAGCCTCATGCACGAGCAGCGTCTCCATCGAGTTGCAGACGGACGGGCGCTGCACCTTCGCATTGATCGCGATGCGAGCCGCCATGTCCGGCTGCGCGCTCTCATCGATAAACGTATGGCATATGCCCGCACCGGTTTCGATGACCGGCACGGTCGCGTTCATGACCACGTTCCGGATAAGCGATGCGCCGCCGCGTGGGATGAGCACGTCGATCAGCCCGTTCAGCTTCAACATTTCGTCGACGGAGGAGCGGTCGGCGCTGAAGATGAGCTGCAGCGCGTCCGCCGGAATTGCCGACTCTGCCAATGCGCCGTGAAGCACTTCCACGATGCGCCGGTTGGATTCCAGCGCCGAAGAGCCGCCGCGCAAAACGACGGCGTTGCCCGTTTTCAGGCAAAGGCCGGCGGCGTCCACGGTCACGTTAGGGCGCGCTTCGTAGATCATGCCGATGACGCCGAGCGGCACGCGGACTTTACGGATGTGCATGCCGTTAGGCCGGTCAAACTCTTCGAGCAAGTCGCCGACAGGATCGGGCAGCTCCACAACCTGGCGCAGGCCGTCAGCCATGGCGGCGATGCGCGTTTCATTCAGCGCAAGCCGGTCAAGCAGCGACTCGCTGGTGCCGTTCTCGCGGCCGCGCTGCAAATCGAGCGCATTGGCGGAGATGATCGAAGCTTGCTCCGAGATAAGGGCATCCGCCATCCGCAGCAGCGCTTCGTTTTTTTGCTCCGTCGTGAGCATGCTCATCCGGTGAGCCGCTTGCTTCGCCAGCGTGGCCTTCTGTACCACTTCGCTGACGGCGGTTTGATGTATCGACATAGAGTGATTCCTCCTCTTGGATTCATATTGTACCTTCTTGTTTTGGCGTATGCGACTCAAACACTCGGCGTCATACGGCGGCATCCCGATGCAGCAGCGCCGCGGAGCATCAGTTCACCTGCTGCAGCGTAATCCACTCGTCGCGGTGGATGACCTCGATCCGCGGCACCTCGATGCGGCGCTGCACCTCTTCGGTCGACAGCCCGGCGACCGCCTGCAGCTGCCATGCCGCATAGTTGACGACGCCGCGGCCGAGCGTATGTCCGCCGGGACCGACGACCTCGACGACGTCGCCGGGGTGAAAATCGCCGCTCACTTCCTTGACGCCGGCCGGAAGCAGGCTTTTGCCGCCGCTCACAAGGGCGGCTTCCGCGCCGCCGTCGACGGCGATGCGGCCCTGCGGCAGCGAGTGGAAGCCGAGCCATTGTTTTTTGACCGGCAGCGCATGAGCCGTCGTCTCGAAATATGTACCCTTGCCGATTCCGTCAAGGGCAATCCGCAGGTCGCCCGGCTCGAGCACCTGGCCGATGAACACCGGCACGCCGCCGCGCATGGCGATGCGCGCCGCTTCGAGCTTGGAGAGCATACCCCCCGTCCCGACGGAAGAGCCCGAGCCGCCCGCGATACGGTAAAGCTCGTCGCCGATCGTTTCCACGCGGTCGATGCGCCGCGCTTCCGGATTTTTTCGCGGGTCGGCTGTGTAAAGCCCGTCGATATCGGTGAGAATCGCCAGTCGGCTCGCTTTGACCAGATTGGCGACGAGCGCGGAAAGCGTATCGTTTTCGCTGAATTTCAGCTCATCGACCGACACCGTGTCGTTTTCGTTGATGATTGGAATGATGCCGCGGCGCATCAGCTCGTCGATCGTCATCATTGCGTTATGGATTCGCTTCCGGTTGGAGAAATCGTAGCGGGTGAGCAGTATTTGCGCGACCCCTACGCCATGGGCGCTGAACGCCTCGTGGTACGCCTGCATCAGCAGCGCCTGGCCGACGGCCGCGGAAGCTTGCTTCTCGTGCAGTATTTTCGGACGGCTCGCGTAGCCGATTTGGCGGAAGCCCGCGGCCACCGCACCCGATGTGACGAGCAGCACCTCGAAGCCGTCCGCATGAGCCCGCGCCAGCTCCCCGGCAAAAAAGACGATTTTTTCCTTATTGAGTCCGCCTTCGTCCGAGGTCAGCGAACTGCTGCCGATTTTAACGACAATCCTTTGCTTCATGGTTTGAATCACTTCTTTCTTCGTTTCAGGAAATAGGGATGAAAAATGAAAAAGCTTCCGTCCGGCTAAGGACGAAAGCTTGAGCTTCCGCGGTACCACCTTGCTTGATGAATTTGACATTCATCCGTCTTAAGGCCTCTGTAACGGCAGAGGGACGCCGTCCAACTCATCGTTGGCCGTTCCGGGGCGGGTTCGGAAGGGCATCATGCGGTAAATTCTTGCAGCCTGCGGAATTTACTCTCTGGTCGCTAAGCCGACTTCTTACTATTCCCATCATTACGTTTGTTTTCTTTTTAGGATACCATGCCGCGGCCGCGCTTGTAAAGTTTCGGGAGCCGCTGCTTGGACAAAATGCACGGACGCCGCCGCTTCTAAAACAAGTTCAGCTTGCCGATGCGGTCGACCGCTTCTTCCAGGCGGGCTTCGTCGGACAGCAGTCCGAGCCGTACGAAGCCTTCGCCGCTTTCCCCGAAACCGATGCCCGGCGCGACGACGATTTTCGCTTTGTCAAGCAGCAGATCGGCCAGAGAGGTCGACGTATAACCTTTCGGCACGGGCAGCCAGCAGAAAAACGATCCCTGCGAAGGCTTTGCTTCCCAGCCGATGCGCTTAAGCGCCGCATACAGCGCGTCCCTGCGGCTCTGGTAAGTGGCAAGCAGATTCGCCACGCAGTCCTGAGGCCCTGTCAGCGCGGCAGCCGCAGCTTCCTGAATGCCGCCGAACAGGCTGCAGTAATAGTGGTCCTGGATCAAATTGATCAGGCGGACCACCTCGCGGTTGCCGAGAGCGAAGCCGACGCGCCAGCCGGCCATATTGTATGTTTTCGATAACGTATAAAATTCGATGCCGACTTCTTTCGCTCCCGGAAGCTGCAGGAAGCTGACCGGCTTTTGTCCGTCAAAGCCGATCGCGCCGTAGGCGAAATCGCTGGCGACGACGATGCCGTTTTTCGCGGCAAACCGAATCGTCTCCTCATAAAAGGAAGCCGGAGCCGTCACCGCGGTCGGATTGTTCGGATAGTTGATGAACATCAGCTTCGCGCGGTTCACATCGTCCTGCTTCAGCACGGAATAATCAGGCAGAAAGGCGTTATCCGCCCGCAGCGGCATCATTACCATTTCCGCTCCCGCGAGCGCCACGCCCGACCAATAATCGGGATAGCCGGGGTCGGGCACAAGGCAAACGTCGCCGGGGTTCAGCAAACATTGGCTGATCTCGACGAGCCCCGTTTTGCCGCCGAACAAAATGGCGACTTCGGTTTCCGGGTCAAGCTCGACGCCGTAATCTTCCTTATAACGCTGCGCGACCGCCTGCTTCAGAAACAAATACCCGTTAAACGGCGGGTACCGGTGGTATTGTGGATTTTCGGCCGCTTTTTGCAGCGAGCGCACGATGTGCTCGGGAGTCGGCTGGTCCGGGTTGCCTTGCCCAAGATTGATGACATCATGGCCTGCGGCGATTTGCTCGTTTGCCTTTCCGACCAGCTTGGCGAAAAACTGCACAGGCAGCTCCTGAATGCGCTCCGCCGCCCGAATCGGAAAAGCCGAAGCGCCGGCCTGCGTTGATTTTGTAGTCATAAACGTTCACTCCAATTTGCGATTTCACTTGTCTTGTCAGACTCAGGTTAGCAATAATGTAACATAAATTTAATCCCCATGTATAGGCGGCATAGAAGGGCATGGAAAAACGCTTCTCAACAAGGATATAAGCATGGTAAAATGAGATTGTTTCGTATAGCGGTACTTAGTTTTGTTAAACGAAACATAAAACTGATATTCGAGGATGGTGCCGAAAATGACCATCGATTTTCATGATGCCGCAAACCGAAGCAGCTACGCGCAAAGATCGGTCAATGACAGCTGGAAAAGCTGGCTTTCCGCCCGCATTTCCTTTCCGGGCAAAAAAGCCGCGGACATCGGGTGCGGTGGCGGCATATATACGAAGGCGCTGATCGAGCTCGGCGCCGCGGAAGCGGTCGGCATTGATTTTTCCGAAGCGATGCTCGCGGGGGCGGCAGAAAATTGCGCGGGTTTGCCGCAAATCGCATTTTGGCAAGGCACCGCTCAACATACGGGGCTTCCCGGCGGGAAATTCGACATCATCCTGGAAAGGGCGCTGATCCATCATCTTTCGCACCCGGATTTACTCCTTTGCTTTAAGGAAGCCCATCGGCTGCTTGCCGATACAGGAATGCTGATCGTGCAGGACCGAACGCCGGAGGATTGCTTGCTGCCGGGAAACGCCGAGCATATTCGCGGGTATTTTTTCGAAAAATATCGATGGCTTGCGCCGTTCGAAACGGCTCGCCGCCATCCGGACGAAGTGGTGTGTCAGGCTTTGGCGGCTGCCGGTTTTCAGACGGTCGAAACGGAAACGCTATGGGAAACGCGCGCGTCGTATTCCGGAATGGAAGCGTTGAGAAGCGATCTCATGGCCCGAACGGGGCGATCGATTTTGCATGAGCTTGCCGATCGGCAACTGGAGGAGCTTTGCGATTTTATTGAAGAGAGGGCAGCGTTTAAAACAGGCGGGCCGATCGTAGAAAAAGACCGCTGGACGGTCTGGCTCGCCGTTAAACAGTAAAGGAAGAGCCGCCCGGCGGGGCACTCCGGGGAGCTGTTCGACCTGCAATAATTTGCTGATCAAAAACCATTGAGCCCGGCGCCTTTTTCGCATATATTAAAAAGATAACTGCTGTCTATGTCATGGAGAGTGAACTTATGTCGACGAATACATTAAACATTGCGTTGCTGCAGATGGATATCGCGATCGGCGAGCCGGACGCCAACTTTGCCAAGCTGGAAACGCTGCTCGCCGAAGCGGTAAACGGATCGCCGAAGCCGGACGTCATCGTTTTTCCGGAAATGTGGAACACCGGCTATGCGCTGGACCGCATTCACGAGCTGGCGGATCCGAACGGCGAACGGACGGACGCGCTGCTGTCCGCCTTCAGCCGCGAGCATGGCGTCCATATTGTGGGCGGTTCGATTGCGGAAAAGGTCGGCGCCGACGTCCGCAATACGATTTACGTGTATGACCGCGAAGGGAACAAAGTGGCGGATTATTCGAAAATTCATCTGTTCCGCTTGATGGATGAGGAGAAGTATTTGGTCGGCGGCGAGCGGGTAGGTGCGGTTCAGCTCGGAGAAGTGCCGGCCGGCGTGATGATTTGCTACGACATCCGCTTTCCGGAGCTGGCGCGCAAGCTGGCGCTCGGCGGGGCGAAGGTGCTGTTCGTCCCTGCGGAATGGCCGAAGCCGCGGCTTCATCATTGGCGGACGCTGCTCACGGCAAGAGCGATCGAAAATCAAATGTTCGTCGTGTCGTGCAACCGTGTAGGCATTAGCGGCGCCACGGACTTTTTCGGCCATTCGATGGTCATCGGCCCTTGGGGCGAGGTGATCGCCGAAGGCGACGAAAGCGAACGCATCATCCGCGCGTCGATTAATCTGGACGATGTCGACCGGGTACGGAAAACGATTCCGATATTCGAGGATCGCAGACCAAGCCTTTATTAATAAAATCGCGGGTTTATACCCAGATGAAGAAAGCCGATCCTCAGCTGCCGGATCGGCTTTTCGTTTGCCCCAGCACGTCGCGAAACGTCGAGATGAACGCGTCGACCGCTTTGGACAAATAACGCCCCTTACGGTAGGCGATGACCAGCGTTCGCGTCGGATGCGAGGCGAGCTTCAAATAAGCCGGGGCATGCTGGCTCCAGCCGCTGCGGGACACCATATGCGGCACAAAGGCGATGCCCATTCCCGCGGCGACGAGCGACTGCACCGTTTCGATGTTGCTGCTTTCGAAAACGATGTTCGGCGTAAATCCGGCGTTTTGGCAAAGCTCCAGCGTAATTTGGCGGAACCCCTGGCCTTTCTTGAGCGCGATGAACGGCTCGTGGCGCAAGCTTTCGATTTCGACCGAAGAAGCGCTGCCGTTTGCTTCCGCCGCCGCAAGCG
The window above is part of the Paenibacillus hamazuiensis genome. Proteins encoded here:
- a CDS encoding carbon-nitrogen family hydrolase — encoded protein: MSTNTLNIALLQMDIAIGEPDANFAKLETLLAEAVNGSPKPDVIVFPEMWNTGYALDRIHELADPNGERTDALLSAFSREHGVHIVGGSIAEKVGADVRNTIYVYDREGNKVADYSKIHLFRLMDEEKYLVGGERVGAVQLGEVPAGVMICYDIRFPELARKLALGGAKVLFVPAEWPKPRLHHWRTLLTARAIENQMFVVSCNRVGISGATDFFGHSMVIGPWGEVIAEGDESERIIRASINLDDVDRVRKTIPIFEDRRPSLY
- a CDS encoding class I SAM-dependent methyltransferase translates to MTIDFHDAANRSSYAQRSVNDSWKSWLSARISFPGKKAADIGCGGGIYTKALIELGAAEAVGIDFSEAMLAGAAENCAGLPQIAFWQGTAQHTGLPGGKFDIILERALIHHLSHPDLLLCFKEAHRLLADTGMLIVQDRTPEDCLLPGNAEHIRGYFFEKYRWLAPFETARRHPDEVVCQALAAAGFQTVETETLWETRASYSGMEALRSDLMARTGRSILHELADRQLEELCDFIEERAAFKTGGPIVEKDRWTVWLAVKQ
- the proB gene encoding glutamate 5-kinase — translated: MKQRIVVKIGSSSLTSDEGGLNKEKIVFFAGELARAHADGFEVLLVTSGAVAAGFRQIGYASRPKILHEKQASAAVGQALLMQAYHEAFSAHGVGVAQILLTRYDFSNRKRIHNAMMTIDELMRRGIIPIINENDTVSVDELKFSENDTLSALVANLVKASRLAILTDIDGLYTADPRKNPEARRIDRVETIGDELYRIAGGSGSSVGTGGMLSKLEAARIAMRGGVPVFIGQVLEPGDLRIALDGIGKGTYFETTAHALPVKKQWLGFHSLPQGRIAVDGGAEAALVSGGKSLLPAGVKEVSGDFHPGDVVEVVGPGGHTLGRGVVNYAAWQLQAVAGLSTEEVQRRIEVPRIEVIHRDEWITLQQVN
- a CDS encoding 2,3-diketo-5-methylthiopentyl-1-phosphate enolase, with the translated sequence MSSYCLATYRCYDEKADFAKKAQGIAVGLTVGSWTDLPEAKKAEMEKHLGRVVDIRVHEPAEGAPLSERYADIDIAYPDLNYSRDIPALLVTVFGKLSMDGRIKLIDLKFSGEFLSAFPGPKFGIRGVRNLLGVHDRPLLMSIFKSVIGHDMPALREQFYLQALGGVDLIKDDEILFENPLTPIEKRVETCLEAAHQAEKETGQKLLYAVNLTGPTFELKNQARKAIAAGANAFLFNVLAYGFDVLHELARDPEIKVPIMAHPAMAGAMYPSPYHGIAASVLLGKLMRIAGADIVLFPSPYGSVVMPREENMAIQHALLSGPPEYIYAGGSGNGSGTANPAGTAFPQTSFPVPSAGIHPGLVPLILKDFGGEVIVNAGGGIHGHPMGTAAGGHAFRQAIDACLQGKPLRVYAETHPELQAAINAWGIKE
- a CDS encoding MFS transporter, which codes for MHAVESGAHSVTQHAEIKKSVPWIYFVIFFAVLNESVFNVSTPSIAEQFSLTASGVSWVVTIFFIVFGMGMVIFGKLSDMFSVKKLITIGIVLYSTGSILGFALQSWYPTIIIARAIQGAGCSAIPALVFVMVARFFSQEERGKMFGIITSTVSFAIGIGPVLGGYIAGTFHWAVLFLVPLPVLAAIPFFQKYLPTEGRKAGSMDLIGAVLLGLVVTTLILFTTETNWLYLLTSLAALVLFIVRIHRAKEPFVDPGLFTNSLYRSGLAIGFLIFGTVMSIMFVIPLMLSKMYGLSTENIGLVMFPGAFSAVIFGKVAGNMTVKRGSHFVVYLGLGLIATSLLLQSSSVGLWVWYIGTALVLMYIGFSFAQTALAESVTQVLPGHQIGIGMGFFNMISTLSGAIVTALVAKAMEKELFAFPLHPLISDARAYLYGNLILFLSVVVVFSALLYVYSFGKKAPQPAVS
- a CDS encoding pyridoxal phosphate-dependent aminotransferase; its protein translation is MTTKSTQAGASAFPIRAAERIQELPVQFFAKLVGKANEQIAAGHDVINLGQGNPDQPTPEHIVRSLQKAAENPQYHRYPPFNGYLFLKQAVAQRYKEDYGVELDPETEVAILFGGKTGLVEISQCLLNPGDVCLVPDPGYPDYWSGVALAGAEMVMMPLRADNAFLPDYSVLKQDDVNRAKLMFINYPNNPTAVTAPASFYEETIRFAAKNGIVVASDFAYGAIGFDGQKPVSFLQLPGAKEVGIEFYTLSKTYNMAGWRVGFALGNREVVRLINLIQDHYYCSLFGGIQEAAAAALTGPQDCVANLLATYQSRRDALYAALKRIGWEAKPSQGSFFCWLPVPKGYTSTSLADLLLDKAKIVVAPGIGFGESGEGFVRLGLLSDEARLEEAVDRIGKLNLF
- the mtnB gene encoding methylthioribulose 1-phosphate dehydratase, yielding MTAPILLEEKQRAFAELREAKTLLAAKGWFPATSGNLSIRVGEFSPEQFTFAITASGKDKSVNTPSDFLLVNEKGQPTEATGLKPSAETLIHCEIYRLTGCGAIYHVHTVFNNLVSELFWEQRSIPVEGVELIKAFNIWDEDAVIHVPILPNYADIPKIAALVPDVLDKRVPGIMLRKHGIYAWGANPFEAKRHLEAFEFLFEYVYRWHLLKK
- a CDS encoding glutamate-5-semialdehyde dehydrogenase; this translates as MSIHQTAVSEVVQKATLAKQAAHRMSMLTTEQKNEALLRMADALISEQASIISANALDLQRGRENGTSESLLDRLALNETRIAAMADGLRQVVELPDPVGDLLEEFDRPNGMHIRKVRVPLGVIGMIYEARPNVTVDAAGLCLKTGNAVVLRGGSSALESNRRIVEVLHGALAESAIPADALQLIFSADRSSVDEMLKLNGLIDVLIPRGGASLIRNVVMNATVPVIETGAGICHTFIDESAQPDMAARIAINAKVQRPSVCNSMETLLVHEAYAEKHLATLAEEFRSRNTELRGDERARRLIPDMKAAAAADWDTEYNDYILNVKIVSGLDEALEHIRRHGTMHSECIVTENEANAQRFLQEVDAAAVYHNVSTRFTDGFEFGFGAEIGISTQKLHARGPMGLPALTSTKFVVTGSGQIRG
- a CDS encoding 2-hydroxy-3-keto-5-methylthiopentenyl-1-phosphate phosphatase — translated: MNRQRIIFCDFDGTITVNDNIVAIMKHFKPEGWDKLVEQVLSKQISISEGVGAMFALLPSSRQKEVVDYAISNAVIRPGFRELLDYCREQDVKFLVTSGGIDFFVYPLLAPFSIPQENIYCNGSDFTGERIRIVWPHPCDEQCHNECGMCKTTIIRSYPSDRYEKILIGDSVTDFEGAKLVDTVFARSHLIDMCKEIGLPYHPFNDFYDIIDKLQSKEAIRP
- the proC gene encoding pyrroline-5-carboxylate reductase, with protein sequence MSMTLLDAKITFVGAGSMAEAIIRGLLDKHKAKPDNLFAFNRSDVSKLKALREKYGIRITGEPAEKDEFVRKADIVVVAFKPKDAVEGLSALRRLLHPGQLLVSVIAGLSIETMQFILEAQMPIARTMPNTSSTIGLGACGLSFSPAVSETQRGLAREMFEATGIVALVEETQLDIVTGVSGSGPAYIYYMMEAMIKGGVQGGLSEETARELTVQTVLGAARMVQTTLENPADLRRKVTSPNGTTQAALETLDRHHFSEGVVKAVLRAAERAKEMGDAISEGAGLTAGTASALRSQNIQK